TTGGCTGTTCCAGGTATCAAAAAATTTGGACTCAGTGTCAGATTCTaccaattttttaaatttcctatAGTAGAATGTGATTGCTAACCTAACACTACTGGTGGGACATTTCATCGTGAGTAAAGTGAATCAGGGTTTGAAAAGAGATGGCTTGTTTGAAGACGTACTTCCAAAGATAGAAGAGAGCGAAAATTCCTTTATCTGAgtctttcattaaaattctgGTTACAGGAGAACGTAAAAGAAGGCATGGATATGACTACGGCCACGGAGGCCACGGAGGCTACGGCGGTGGCGGTGGCGGCGGCTATGGCGGCTATGGTGGCCATAATCATGGCGGCTATTTAGGCGGCCACGGCTATGGTCACGTGCCCATCCCGCTCTCGCAATCCTACTCCAAGTCATCAGCTAGCGCCAGCTCGAGTAGCGGATCTATTGGAGGCTAAGTTAGTGtgttttttacaaacttttaaaattattttgtttagaagatttttcttttttgtgaatATCACAGAAAAGTGCAATTTTCAAACAGTTTGTTTCTGCCCATTCCAAAGTATTTCCGAGAAATTGCccattaaaattgtttcagtCTGAAGAGAGATAAGCCCGTTTAATAGTTAACCAAGTAATTATGTTACCCTCATCGGTTTGTTTTTGagattattgaataaaattaaacttatcgCGGTTCTTTTCAGGTGATACTTCAACGTACAACGTTCACGAGAAGCGTTCCCAGACAATTTCCTTTAAGCTTACTTAAGTTTCAATGTGAtatgtttttagatatttatattaaattattgtttactgAATAAAGAATACATTCATTGCAATCTAACTTCTAAGGTTGTTTATTTTAGTCCACTTTTCCAGCAACAATTGATCTCTGAATCTATCAAAATGCGGATGAAGAACAAGCGTCATTTGCCATTTATAAAAGCACTCGTTCTAGAAACATCATTCCTAAATTTCAAACATGATTGAAACATCCAAAAATGCAGAAATGTTCCCTGAAATGATAACATAATTCCAAAATCATTATGCATATTCTTAATCTGAAAATACTTCATATTAAAAACCCAGTACGTTCTTAGTTTTTTGGAATAACCGATCCGGTGTAGGACTTTTCATGCACtacggggttttcacaaacaaaagCAGATTCATAAGATAgctcttaaaactaaattaaataacctGAATAAAGATGGAATCAGGGAGCGTCACTTGCGTCATAACTGTTGTTAATCtcgttttattgtattaaattataaggaaaactgaatctcaacaaaaacataaatgtgaAATAGAACAAGTccaatctatctatactaatatataaagctgaagagtttgtttgtttgaacgcgctaatctcaggaactactggttcacatggaaaaaatatttttgtcttgtatagaccattcatcgaggaaggttttaggctatataccatcacggtgcgactaataagagcgaagaaatagtggaaaatgtggaaaaaacagggaaaattatcttcatcttcgagggcttccgttcaaaaattctaacttatatcgcctaaccacggggacgaagtcgcgggctacagctagtataCACGCCTCAGTTGTTGACTTCAACGACAAAAGAGATCTAATTGTACGCTAAGATTTTTCTTATTCTTCTGTAGGATCATACGGGTCCCGTACTCAAATTACATGTGCTTGTTCATCAAATAGTGTCATAGCTAGGGCACGCAAATGATGTTCTTCTGATGCCGCACGAAATGTTTGAATAAAGGATATAAAATAACAggattatcattttattatttgaaaactacCCATGGTTATTAAGTGCAATCAAAACCTTTGCATATGAATAATTTAAGTGCAACAGACtgaagttaattttaaagttttaataataagtgtTTACTCACAAATTGGTAGGTACTCAACActgattcttaaaattaattggatacgtaagtacctacttatcatATTTAAGTACTTCAAGAAAAACCACAATTTtaatacctacaaaaataatatatcttactTTATTGCGAGAATAATAACGAATACAATATTCGTACAGATACAAAAACTTAACCTAGtttacttaacaataaaattttgatacatgtataatatattttcataaaaaataaccgAAATCGCAAATAACCGTTTGAttcaacgcgctaatctcaggaactaccggtccaaattaaaacattatttttaatagaccattcatcgaggaagactttaggctataaatcatcacgctgcgactaataggagcgaagctgcgaagatacaatggaaaatgtgaaaaaaacagggcaggtataaatcataacttatatcttctacccacggggacgaagtcgcgggcaacagctagtaaaattataaaactcttCAATCACATGGTAACTACATATAAAAAATCCATAATTCCTAAACATTCTATTATTTCTACGACTTTTTTACGTTTACCAGAAGAGTATTTAATTCAAAGATTAGCCTTATGGTGATTGTTGGAGGCTCTAGCGGAGGCCGTCGCAGACGCCTTGCTGAAGGATCGGTTGTGTCTATGGTCCTTCAGCTCCCTGTTGTAGTCGACCTCCCGACTGCCGCTCCCATAACTGAAAATAAAGGACGATATCAGAACTTGGcaccaattctgctatttttaaTAGTCATTAACATGAGCAAAATTTTCCAGCCATTGCATTTTACATCGGCAGTCTAATAACAACTCTAGACGCGAAACACTTAATGtcaaatacaatgaatttcaaatGAAAGTGTTGGCTAAATGTTTAGGAGAACAGGtatagtataattttaatcaaatttccattaattcatcggcaattgtaaatagtagaatcgggGACCAGGTTTAAAGATCTAATCATCCAATCATGATAAAAATGCAAGGTTGAAATATTCCCACGCATTTCATTGCATAACGCATAGGGATATAATCTCACTTTAGTGTCTTCTACTGCACAGGCTGGAGACAAGGGATTGAATAAACATCATTTGGATTCTATGCTGCTCTTGGGACTACTCCTGGCCTTAGAATGTTCTTTCATCATGAATGATGGTGATGAGCCGATATTTCATGAAAGGGGTCGAGCTCATTCAGTTATAAGTCGGGTTTGTATTTACAAAGACTTTATCAACAACCTTTGTTGGTGGAAGTTCAATTGTCGAATAATTTAATACGATATAATATCAACGTTGTAAACAGCAATTCACACAATGTATTTCCTGCTATTGAGTTCTTGACATGTTATAAATTAAGTGCAAGTTCTAGTTAGCTGTTTCTAAGGAATAATATTGCAGCAGGTTTTCCTGATTCCTTTCTTGGAACATACTGAtacaaaagtaaacaataacCATTTATCATGTGCTATTTCTGATCGACCTTCTATAAGTACACGGTGAATAAAAATGCGTATTTAATAGAGATAAAGTATCcgtatttatttttggagaCTTTTTGAAACTTTGGTTCTGTTTTAGGacattacttaaaaattatttataaattagttgaTCCATCATGTCACAAACCTTCCCCCAAGTTCCTCGCCACAGGCAAGCCGCTCTCCACTGACGCTGGCGTTTTCATTGCTCCCACTATAACGACTGTCAGCCCCGAAGTCGCTGAAGCCGCGTTTCACTCGGTTCAATGTTTTGAATCTCCAGTCTGAAACGTTTCCCACAAAGTAAGTTTAGACtcgaaaagaaaacaattctcAATGCGGCAAGATTTTTCGCTTGGTATGGGGCAGTATGTGAATTAGAACTGCATTTCGTGTTGAAGATAATACCGACAAAGTCAAAGTTATTCAGGAAAGCAATGACGAATAGATAGTAGGTATTTGATgtcttaaataacaattttgttaatgGACTGAATTTCTCACCCCTTCCTTCTACTACCACAGCTAGCAGCACCATGAATGCAAACACTGTAGCTATCCTCGCCATTGTGCAGTATTTAGTGGTCATTTGTCACCCATGCATGTTATATATACATGTTCCAAACAGGATGGTACCTATCGGATGTTACGGTCACTCAAAATGCCATGTTTTCGGTGACACGCCATGACGGATGCACAAAGCCGCTGCGACGGTTTAATTCAGTTTTGATGGATTGTTCAATGCCCTTGACTTTGGGGAAAAAAATGTCCATAATTTGGAGATAACCTTCAAATGTCAGGAGATGTGAAGGCAGAAACAGTTGACGGATAAATTGAGGAAGAGGGTCGCACTTTGTCATGGCCGAGCTTAGGAAAACTACTAGGCGTATATTTCTATCTATATTGTAATACGTAGATAATAATATCGAATGTATTCTTGCATAACATATTGCTCAGATGATTAGACACCTACCGGTTATAACCTGAGTGGCTGGTAACAATGACCTTGCTGGGCGGTCGTTCGCTCGGGATTTTTTCTAGTCAGCACTTTTTGTGGACTATCAtcgtttgaaataaaaagagtttGGTTAAACCTTTCGGATTCAACTGAGCGTGAATGTATTTATTAGAATAGTACTTAGTTTTAAGCCTGGTTCAGGCTAGGGTGACAGAGGTAAATAACCAGAAGAGATGACGGGAATTTTTTAGAtacttagaatattttttattgtactccTCACGAGTTTCATATATCACTGTATGAGGTAGTTTtcaatcacttttttttataaaactacagtGGAAATATACATTTGTAAAGTAGATTTATTGTGAACATTCCAATTTCTGAATCTGttgcttgtttatttttccTGATTTCGTTTTCATCTTTAAATACTATTACCGTTGGCCCAACTCGACTAACAGTTTTCgtatctacaaaaatatttttcaggtaAACAACTACATATGTTCGTAGTCTGTAAacattactttgaaataaaagctgTACCTATTCCACAGCAACTTTTACAGCTAATTCATATCGTGTCGATGCTCCCGATAGTTTACGGATCTTTGTTTGGTCAAGATATCATAATGAAGAGCTTTTTATACATTACATCAGAGTGTGGTTTGTAGCAGTATTAAGAAATAATCACAAGACCTATCGTGATGAGGTTTGACTGGATATAAACCGGGGCTGATTTAGTTTGTAGGCAGGATGTGTGGGGTTGCAGGTCGTGGAGAGGAGGGTCGTGTAGGTAAGGGGTACGATACTATACGATGATACCCACGCCAATTGAAAGCTCTAACAAAGatgtttaagaaatattatagaCCTTCATGTCTCCTTACAATCTTAGGTTTGGATAGTACTTTATTTTCTATAGATGGTTGtcttaaaacacttttattaaaaagtatcgGATCTCCTTttgaaatattcacatttcttcacctaataataatcttaaaacAGTGCGAATGTTTACAAACAtgtctatttacatttttgggcagtaaattactttatattttttatcgaaacaAGAATCGGATTCTACACTAATATTCCACACAATATCCTGCTCAAGATTATAGGTACTAGATGCTAAACCGCAACTGACCATcaacattaaattgttattgtgtGATACAAGGTTAGGTATAAAGAAACAACATTATGCAGACAGCTACTGACTTATGTATGTGTTAccgataaacatttttatacatattaatacaattactcggtaataaaacaatattcatgattgtttataagattttttgccAGTAGCTGCGTTCGTGTAGACATGGTTTTTAGGAAGAAACAATTATGTCTTCCCAACGACCTTTAATTTAAAGTGTGactttacaaaaatttaattgtGTTGATGAATACTGACAaagtaagtataaattaatttctaaaaagtCGTTTGTCGTGAAGAAATAACAAATGATGAGAAATACTCTTGTCTGTAAGCAGAATATATAGAATATACATTTACCCACCCATGCCCAGTTCTACCAACAATGAAAAACGAATCTCTAATTCTGAGGCATCGCAGTCCATCTGTTCGTCCGTCACTAGACTGTTGTTAAAGTTCTCAAAGAATTTTCATTTCAGTTGCGgctaaaataacaaacacaaaaaatgaAGATCACGGCTAGCTACGCAAGTTATGGTCATACACTTGaccttttttttagttttgacaagaaatctaaaaaaaattggcaaGGGGACACTAACTCTACAATTGTAAAGACAAACAGTACAAACAAACCTGcctataaataatatgtattcatTTATGTGTATCAATTTACTTATAAACGTGACCATAATAATTGTCGCAAATTTAATATGCACATACAATTAACAGTTTCATCGTCGTCAAACTAGTATAGTTTGACGTTTCATAGAATCCCATTTGTATCAATGATTTATGATCTTTTATAGGAATTAAGTggacaattatttgtttatatcttAAAACTAATCACGATTTTCCGTGACTCTTGTGATCGAAATAAATCGTTTAGATGATGTAAACAGGTATTATGTTCGCTTGGTAACAAGTCATCTAATGCCTCGTAAGGTGTAGGTCTTAGGAAGGTTACGTTAGGAGCCTTAAGACAGTATAATCACTTgctttaataatacttaaattgatttttgaCAATAAAACTCCTTACACTTTATtgacttcatttatttttaaatactgtgCACTTCAATAACATTTCCATACCCCGTgagctaattaaataataaattatatgatgAAAACCGCAAAATTATCGTTATGTCTATCGCTTTTTCCCCGACCATCCGAAGGCTTTTCCGTATTCCTTGAGATTATTCTTGCCACTGTCCTTGCCGGAGTTGTTGCTGCCACCGTTGTTCTTGCCACTGTTACCACCTCCCTTGCCGTCCTCTTTGCTCTCACTGCTGTTACTTTCGCTGCTGCTGCTAGAGTTGCTGCCACCATTGCCGCCACCGCCCTTGCCGCCATCACCTTTTCCACCGCTGCTCTTACCTTAgatcagaaaaaataatgaatatttgactttttgttttaaatcgtTGTGATCGTTTGTGAATGCCTTTTAAGAGTAAagtattgttttacttttttttacgtACACGGtgcattttaaacaattaagaaTATACAGAAAGAAACAAAGAGATGGAGAAGGCAAATTAAAGAGAATGAATATCGAGATATTCGTAAGCTGACTGAGTTCTAACATAACACTGAAACGTGAAGTTTGTGATGGAAGGATGTTTTGTTGAAATTGAGATCTTCATAAACTTTAAAGATTAAATGCTGAGTAACTCACCACTTGGCGCCGCATAGATACAGACTGTCAACACCACTACCAGAAGCGCGATAGTAGTCAAATTCTTCATTATTTCAGTACAAAGggtattaagtattaatttctCGAATAATTTTACTTGAACTGCCTTGTTCGACTGTATTGGACAGTAATGATTGTGGCTTTAAATACTCATTTACTTTCTGATTTGCCCGTAAAAAGTTTCCTACAATCTAATCTATTTAAAACACCTTTTTTATAGATTCCCT
This sequence is a window from Trichoplusia ni isolate ovarian cell line Hi5 chromosome 8, tn1, whole genome shotgun sequence. Protein-coding genes within it:
- the LOC113496911 gene encoding uncharacterized protein LOC113496911, which produces MTTKYCTMARIATVFAFMVLLAVVVEGRDWRFKTLNRVKRGFSDFGADSRYSGSNENASVSGERLACGEELGGSYGSGSREVDYNRELKDHRHNRSFSKASATASARASNNHHKANL
- the LOC113496928 gene encoding putative glycine-rich cell wall structural protein 1; translated protein: MKNLTTIALLVVVLTVCIYAAPSGKSSGGKGDGGKGGGGNGGSNSSSSSESNSSESKEDGKGGGNSGKNNGGSNNSGKDSGKNNLKEYGKAFGWSGKKR